Proteins co-encoded in one Lysobacter solisilvae genomic window:
- a CDS encoding alpha/beta hydrolase family protein yields the protein MFSIKPTGMVLALLTVAFAAGFLCPSAHAAGPAATVDVGAFVDRDRFDDIKLSPTGEYFAATAQFEDMTALVVIRRSDRKLMSKFGRKDAYVGGFWWASPDRIVFDVAMKIWYDDTPSSTGELFAMNVDGSESKLLIGARVNDGMEAGAALVDPLAGDDDNVIVAVLNTNGNPLYRVDRLDIRNGRNREITRAPVRRASFLTDHAGEVRVAWGQDEDSARRVFLRKAGDASDAEWSLINDDGVSGHREWPLGFSADNRLLYLQVEHAQGPDSVVALDMDSRERRELVRDAARDPLSVLYEGRVPIGVSYDGVGSQHVFFDPSAAPARLYRSLAAAFAGEDVRITSRTRDGRLALVQAWSDRNPGEFFVFDTVQRKAELLAARRDWLKPEQLGERRPVALTARDGLPLEGYVTLPAGNSAKGLPMVVLPHGGPFGVRDAWGFDQEAQLLARAGYAVLQLNFRGSSGRGRAFEKAGMRQWGAAMQDDLTDATRWAIGQGIADPQRVCIYGGSYGGYAALMGVVREPELYRCAVGYVGVYNLRWHGSTNSADTGPANRWRREWVGEGPMLAAASPNNLAAQVKVPVLLVAGGADDTASVKHTRLMEKELLKAKVPTESLYFKNEGHGFFVDAHRREFYIRLLTFLNAHIGGGLPDQPGARAAGR from the coding sequence GTGTTTTCGATCAAGCCAACCGGCATGGTGCTGGCCCTGTTGACGGTCGCTTTCGCGGCCGGCTTCCTGTGTCCGTCCGCCCACGCTGCCGGGCCCGCGGCCACCGTGGACGTCGGCGCGTTCGTCGACCGCGACCGGTTCGACGACATCAAGTTGTCGCCGACCGGCGAGTACTTCGCGGCGACGGCGCAATTCGAGGACATGACCGCCCTGGTGGTGATCCGTCGCTCCGACCGCAAGCTGATGTCGAAGTTCGGCCGCAAGGACGCCTACGTCGGAGGCTTCTGGTGGGCCAGCCCGGACCGGATCGTCTTCGACGTGGCCATGAAGATCTGGTACGACGACACTCCGTCCAGCACCGGTGAGCTGTTCGCGATGAACGTGGACGGCAGCGAATCGAAGCTCCTGATCGGCGCGCGCGTGAACGACGGTATGGAAGCCGGCGCCGCCTTGGTCGATCCGCTCGCGGGCGACGACGACAACGTGATCGTCGCGGTCCTCAACACCAACGGCAATCCGCTGTACCGGGTGGACCGCCTGGACATCCGCAACGGTCGCAACCGCGAGATCACGCGGGCGCCCGTGCGGCGGGCGTCGTTCCTCACCGACCATGCGGGCGAAGTGCGCGTGGCGTGGGGCCAGGACGAGGACTCCGCCCGCCGCGTGTTCCTGCGCAAGGCGGGTGACGCCAGCGACGCGGAATGGTCCCTCATCAACGACGACGGGGTCAGCGGGCACCGGGAATGGCCGCTGGGGTTCTCGGCGGACAACCGGCTGCTGTACCTGCAGGTCGAACACGCACAGGGGCCGGATTCGGTCGTCGCGCTGGACATGGATTCGCGGGAGCGCCGGGAGCTCGTTCGCGACGCCGCCCGCGACCCGCTGAGCGTCCTCTACGAAGGTCGCGTGCCGATCGGCGTGAGTTACGACGGTGTTGGCAGCCAGCACGTGTTCTTCGATCCGTCCGCGGCACCCGCGCGCCTGTACCGCTCGCTGGCGGCCGCTTTTGCCGGCGAGGACGTGCGCATCACCTCGCGCACCCGCGATGGCCGCCTGGCGCTCGTGCAGGCGTGGAGCGACCGCAATCCCGGCGAGTTCTTCGTGTTCGATACCGTCCAGCGCAAGGCCGAACTGCTGGCCGCCCGCCGCGACTGGCTCAAGCCGGAGCAGTTGGGCGAGCGCCGGCCCGTGGCCCTGACCGCGCGCGACGGCCTGCCACTGGAAGGCTATGTCACGCTGCCGGCGGGCAACTCCGCCAAGGGGCTGCCGATGGTGGTGCTGCCGCACGGCGGGCCGTTCGGCGTACGGGACGCCTGGGGTTTCGACCAGGAGGCGCAGTTGCTGGCGCGCGCCGGCTACGCCGTGCTGCAGCTGAACTTCCGCGGTTCCTCCGGCCGCGGCCGCGCGTTCGAGAAGGCGGGCATGCGGCAGTGGGGCGCGGCCATGCAGGACGATCTCACCGATGCCACCCGCTGGGCGATCGGGCAGGGCATCGCCGATCCGCAGCGCGTGTGCATCTACGGCGGCAGCTATGGCGGCTACGCAGCGCTGATGGGTGTGGTGCGCGAGCCGGAGTTGTACCGCTGTGCCGTGGGCTATGTCGGGGTCTACAACCTGCGCTGGCATGGTTCGACCAACTCGGCCGACACCGGCCCAGCCAACCGCTGGAGGCGCGAATGGGTCGGGGAAGGTCCGATGCTGGCTGCCGCTTCCCCGAATAATCTCGCCGCGCAGGTCAAGGTTCCCGTCCTGCTTGTCGCCGGTGGGGCCGATGACACCGCGTCGGTCAAGCACACCCGGCTCATGGAGAAGGAACTGCTCAAGGCCAAGGTCCCGACCGAATCGCTCTATTTCAAGAACGAAGGGCATGGGTTCTTCGTCGATGCGCACCGCCGGGAGTTCTACATCCGCCTGCTGACCTTCCTCAACGCCCATATCGGCGGCGGCCTGCCGGACCAGCCGGGCGCGCGCGCGGCAGGCCGGTGA
- the rfbD gene encoding dTDP-4-dehydrorhamnose reductase — protein MKILLLGGNGQVGHELRRSLAPLGDVVVTTRAGELPEGGACEALDLHAPATFAALFDRVAPDVVVNATAHTAVDRAEDESDRAFEANAQAPTELARLCAARGATFVHYSTDYVFDGSGQRPYREDQPTAPLGVYGASKLAGEQGIEASGANHLILRTAWVYATRGSNFLRTMLRVGAEREELRVVADQRGCPTPAWLIADATAQILQQGLRVSGIRHLVAGGETTWHGFAQAIFDEAHARGLIARKPRVVPITTADYPTRAQRPVYSVLDATQLRDEYGLDLPHWRDALTATFERAGTA, from the coding sequence ATGAAGATCCTGCTGCTGGGAGGCAACGGTCAGGTCGGTCATGAGCTCCGGCGCAGCCTGGCGCCCCTGGGCGACGTGGTCGTCACCACGCGCGCCGGCGAGCTGCCTGAAGGCGGCGCCTGCGAGGCGCTCGACCTGCACGCCCCCGCGACGTTCGCCGCGCTTTTCGACCGGGTCGCGCCCGACGTGGTCGTCAACGCGACCGCGCACACCGCGGTCGACCGGGCCGAGGATGAATCCGACCGCGCGTTCGAAGCCAATGCCCAGGCCCCGACCGAACTGGCGCGCCTGTGCGCCGCGCGGGGTGCCACCTTCGTGCATTACTCCACGGACTACGTGTTCGACGGCAGTGGGCAACGCCCGTACCGCGAGGACCAGCCGACCGCGCCGCTGGGCGTGTATGGCGCGAGCAAGCTCGCCGGCGAGCAGGGCATCGAGGCCAGCGGCGCCAATCACCTGATCCTGCGCACCGCCTGGGTGTATGCGACGCGCGGCAGCAACTTCCTGCGCACGATGCTGCGCGTGGGCGCCGAGCGGGAGGAACTGCGCGTGGTCGCCGACCAGCGTGGGTGCCCCACGCCGGCCTGGCTGATCGCCGATGCCACGGCGCAGATCCTTCAGCAGGGCCTTCGCGTGTCCGGCATCCGCCATCTGGTGGCCGGCGGCGAAACCACCTGGCATGGCTTCGCGCAGGCGATCTTCGACGAGGCGCATGCTCGGGGCTTGATCGCCCGCAAGCCGCGCGTGGTGCCCATCACCACAGCGGACTACCCCACACGCGCGCAGCGGCCGGTGTATTCGGTGCTCGATGCCACCCAGCTGCGCGACGAGTATGGCCTGGACCTCCCGCACTGGCGGGATGCGCTCACGGCCACGTTCGAACGGGCCGGCACGGCCTGA
- the rfbC gene encoding dTDP-4-dehydrorhamnose 3,5-epimerase, whose amino-acid sequence MKIIQTDLPGCVVIEPQVFGDPRGFFYESFNRDKLAAHGLHPEFVQGNVSSSSQGVLRGLHYQWPNPQGKYVSVIEGEVWDVAVDIRRGSPTFGKWTAVVLSAENRRHFWIPEGFAHGFVTLSERAVFTYLCTATYDAKADAGVRWDDPELAIDWPVSAPQLSDKDTRAPLLSQIAPDRLPLYKD is encoded by the coding sequence ATGAAGATCATCCAGACCGACCTGCCTGGCTGCGTGGTCATCGAGCCGCAGGTGTTCGGCGACCCGCGCGGGTTCTTCTACGAATCGTTCAACCGCGACAAGCTCGCCGCCCATGGCCTGCACCCCGAATTCGTCCAGGGCAACGTCTCGTCCTCCAGCCAGGGCGTGCTGCGCGGCCTGCATTACCAGTGGCCCAATCCGCAGGGCAAGTATGTCTCGGTGATCGAGGGCGAGGTGTGGGACGTCGCTGTCGACATCCGTCGCGGCTCGCCCACCTTCGGCAAGTGGACCGCCGTCGTGCTGAGCGCGGAGAACCGCCGCCATTTCTGGATTCCCGAAGGCTTCGCGCATGGCTTCGTGACCCTGAGCGAGCGCGCGGTCTTTACCTACCTGTGCACGGCCACCTATGACGCCAAGGCCGACGCGGGCGTGCGCTGGGATGACCCCGAGCTGGCCATCGACTGGCCGGTCAGCGCGCCTCAGCTGTCGGACAAGGACACGCGCGCGCCGCTGCTGTCGCAGATCGCGCCGGACCGGCTGCCGCTCTACAAGGATTGA
- the rfbA gene encoding glucose-1-phosphate thymidylyltransferase RfbA: MTQRKGIILAGGSGTRLYPITQAISKQLLPVYDKPMIYYPLSVLMLAGIREVLIINTPHEQALFKHLLGDGSQWGMKIEYAVQPSPDGLAQAYLIGRDFIDGQPSCLVLGDNIFYGHGLTELLGSAAGRDHGATVFGYWVRDPERYGVAEFDATGKVVGLEEKPAHPKSNYAVTGLYFYDGRASDFAASLKPSARGELEITDLNRCYLEDGSLQLERMGRGFAWLDTGTHESLVEASTYIETIEKRQGLRVCCPEEIAYFAGWIDGTQLQALAKPLAKNGYGQYLLSLLEHGRVA, from the coding sequence ATGACCCAGCGCAAAGGCATCATCCTCGCCGGCGGCTCCGGCACGCGGCTGTACCCGATCACCCAGGCCATCAGCAAGCAACTGCTGCCGGTCTACGACAAGCCGATGATCTACTACCCGCTGAGCGTGCTGATGCTCGCGGGCATCCGCGAAGTGCTGATCATCAACACGCCGCACGAGCAGGCGCTGTTCAAGCACCTGCTGGGCGACGGCTCGCAATGGGGCATGAAGATCGAATATGCCGTGCAGCCCAGCCCCGACGGCCTGGCGCAGGCGTACCTGATCGGCCGCGACTTCATCGACGGGCAGCCCAGCTGCCTGGTGCTCGGCGACAACATCTTCTACGGCCACGGCCTGACCGAACTGCTGGGCAGCGCCGCCGGACGCGACCACGGCGCGACGGTATTCGGCTATTGGGTGCGCGACCCGGAACGCTATGGCGTGGCCGAGTTCGACGCCACCGGCAAGGTGGTCGGGCTGGAGGAAAAGCCGGCCCACCCCAAGTCGAACTACGCCGTCACCGGCCTGTACTTCTACGACGGGCGCGCCAGCGACTTCGCCGCCAGCCTCAAGCCCTCGGCGCGCGGCGAACTGGAGATCACCGACCTCAATCGCTGCTACCTCGAGGACGGCTCGCTTCAGCTGGAGAGGATGGGCCGCGGCTTTGCCTGGCTCGATACGGGCACTCACGAGTCGCTGGTGGAGGCTTCCACCTACATCGAGACCATCGAGAAGCGGCAGGGACTGCGGGTGTGCTGCCCGGAGGAAATCGCCTACTTCGCCGGCTGGATCGACGGTACGCAACTCCAGGCCCTGGCCAAACCGCTGGCCAAGAACGGTTACGGGCAGTACCTGCTGAGCCTGCTCGAACACGGCCGCGTCGCATGA
- the rfbB gene encoding dTDP-glucose 4,6-dehydratase, with product MPTWLVTGGAGFIGGNFVLEAVQRGVRVINLDVLTYAGNLDTLSPLDGNPDHVFVQGDIGDAALVERLLREHKPDAVINFAAESHVDRSIDGPAAFVQTNVVGTLSLLEKSRDYWKALDGPARDAFRFLHVSTDEVYGSLGDTGKFTETTPFAPNSPYSASKAASDHLVRAFHHTYGLPVLTTNCSNNYGPYQFPEKLIPLVIAKALAGEALPVYGDGLNVRDWLFVADHCAAIRRVLEAGRVGETYNVGGDAERQNIVVVKTICALLDARRPLPDGRARESLITYVKDRPGHDRRYAIDASKLQGELGWAPTVTFEQGMALTVDWYLGHQPWVQRVLDGSYRLERIGAAA from the coding sequence GTGCCCACCTGGCTTGTTACCGGCGGCGCCGGCTTCATCGGCGGCAACTTCGTACTCGAGGCCGTGCAGCGCGGCGTGCGGGTGATCAACCTCGACGTGCTCACGTACGCGGGCAACCTCGACACGCTGTCCCCGCTGGACGGCAACCCCGACCACGTGTTCGTCCAGGGCGACATCGGCGATGCCGCCCTGGTCGAGCGCCTGCTGCGCGAGCACAAGCCCGACGCGGTCATCAACTTCGCCGCCGAAAGCCACGTGGACCGCTCGATCGACGGCCCCGCGGCCTTCGTGCAGACCAACGTGGTCGGCACGTTGAGCCTGCTGGAGAAGTCGCGCGACTACTGGAAGGCGCTGGACGGCCCGGCGCGCGACGCATTCCGGTTCCTGCACGTGTCCACTGACGAGGTCTACGGCTCGCTGGGCGACACCGGCAAGTTCACCGAGACCACGCCGTTCGCGCCCAACTCGCCGTACTCGGCCTCCAAGGCTGCCTCCGACCACCTGGTCCGCGCGTTCCACCACACCTACGGCCTGCCGGTCCTCACGACCAACTGTTCCAACAACTACGGTCCCTACCAGTTCCCCGAAAAGCTCATCCCGCTGGTCATCGCCAAGGCGCTGGCCGGCGAGGCGCTGCCGGTCTACGGCGACGGACTGAACGTGCGTGACTGGCTGTTCGTGGCCGACCACTGCGCGGCCATCCGCCGCGTGCTCGAGGCCGGACGCGTGGGCGAGACCTACAACGTCGGCGGCGACGCCGAGCGCCAGAACATCGTGGTGGTCAAGACCATCTGCGCGCTGCTCGACGCGCGCCGGCCGCTGCCCGATGGTCGCGCGCGCGAATCGCTGATCACCTACGTCAAGGACCGCCCGGGCCACGATCGCCGCTACGCGATCGATGCATCCAAGCTGCAGGGCGAACTGGGCTGGGCGCCGACCGTGACCTTCGAGCAGGGCATGGCGCTGACCGTCGACTGGTACCTGGGCCACCAGCCCTGGGTGCAGCGCGTGCTGGACGGCAGCTACCGCCTGGAACGCATCGGCGCCGCCGCCTGA
- the ssb gene encoding single-stranded DNA-binding protein — MARGINKVILVGNLGNDPETKYTQGGMAVTTISLATTSARKDKDGQLQERTEWHRVKFFGKLGEIAGEYLRKGSQVYVEGSIRYDKFTGEDGVEKYFTDIVADEMQMLGGKPGEGGGGGGGAPRREYSGGGGGERGGRPAPRQDGAPRREAPAAKSNDFGTDFADDDIPF, encoded by the coding sequence ATGGCACGTGGCATCAACAAGGTCATCCTGGTCGGCAACCTCGGCAATGATCCCGAGACCAAATACACCCAGGGCGGCATGGCCGTCACCACGATCAGCCTGGCCACCACCAGCGCCCGCAAGGACAAGGATGGCCAGCTCCAGGAGCGGACCGAGTGGCACCGGGTGAAGTTCTTCGGAAAGCTCGGCGAGATCGCCGGCGAGTACCTGCGCAAGGGCTCGCAGGTGTACGTCGAAGGCTCGATCCGCTACGACAAGTTCACCGGCGAGGACGGGGTTGAGAAGTACTTCACCGACATCGTCGCCGACGAGATGCAGATGCTCGGCGGCAAGCCGGGCGAGGGCGGCGGTGGCGGCGGCGGTGCTCCCCGGCGCGAATACTCCGGCGGCGGTGGTGGCGAGCGCGGCGGGCGTCCGGCACCGCGCCAGGACGGCGCCCCGCGCCGCGAGGCGCCGGCGGCCAAGTCCAACGACTTCGGCACCGATTTCGCCGACGACGACATTCCGTTCTGA
- a CDS encoding helix-turn-helix transcriptional regulator — MPDTFVSFPHTRLHPVRQTEPFVSPVRPAEARPAFQPAPAPLPLRLAVFHRADAARAPAAAFTFWLQLRGCARIAGAEGAFTLHAGDWIAFERGSQPELQGGRTGLTVALMLTPDLMAGLLEPADRGLLPGRGVLAAPERRMALRLGRACALPLERGDQAAVLRALRPLLQHLQAAQQDFAALVERCPGRSFHRKTRIFARIQKARMYLEGNPQRMLRIEELMELTRFSSWWLSKTFHAVYQETLQRASMRLRMQRARQLLQEGQLSISELAEACGFHDPCSFARQFKATHGQTASAWRARHMPESPVGNEAAGSAAALH; from the coding sequence ATGCCTGACACCTTCGTCTCTTTCCCCCACACCCGCCTGCACCCGGTGCGCCAGACCGAGCCGTTCGTCTCGCCCGTGCGCCCTGCCGAAGCGCGTCCGGCGTTCCAGCCGGCACCCGCCCCGCTGCCCCTGCGCCTGGCCGTATTCCATCGCGCCGACGCGGCCCGCGCGCCCGCCGCCGCCTTCACCTTCTGGCTGCAGCTGCGTGGCTGCGCGCGGATTGCGGGCGCCGAAGGCGCGTTCACCCTGCACGCCGGCGACTGGATCGCGTTCGAACGCGGCTCGCAGCCGGAACTCCAGGGTGGCCGCACGGGCCTGACCGTCGCGCTGATGCTGACTCCCGACCTCATGGCCGGGCTGCTGGAACCGGCCGACCGCGGCCTGCTGCCCGGCCGCGGGGTCCTCGCCGCCCCGGAGCGGCGGATGGCGCTGCGCCTGGGGCGCGCGTGCGCGCTGCCGCTCGAACGCGGCGACCAGGCGGCCGTCCTGCGGGCGTTGCGGCCGCTGCTGCAGCACCTGCAGGCCGCCCAGCAGGACTTCGCGGCGCTGGTCGAGCGCTGCCCGGGGCGTTCCTTCCATCGCAAGACGCGGATTTTCGCCCGCATCCAGAAGGCGCGGATGTACCTGGAGGGCAACCCGCAGCGGATGCTGCGCATCGAGGAGCTCATGGAGCTCACCCGCTTCTCCAGCTGGTGGCTCTCCAAGACCTTCCACGCGGTGTACCAGGAAACCCTGCAGCGCGCGTCGATGCGGCTGCGCATGCAGCGGGCGCGGCAGTTGCTCCAGGAGGGCCAGCTGTCGATCAGCGAGCTGGCCGAGGCCTGCGGCTTCCACGATCCGTGCAGCTTCGCGCGCCAGTTCAAGGCCACCCACGGCCAGACGGCGTCGGCCTGGCGCGCACGGCACATGCCCGAGTCGCCCGTCGGGAACGAAGCGGCCGGAAGCGCCGCCGCCCTGCACTGA
- a CDS encoding sensor histidine kinase: MSLSPSSLLASVPGLRRLDPLDRSVLALTLAVWAMHFAMRTMLTFMPSDQVETGVITARTIASSLGIGLCLVIHLLLRRVPRDRPWRLLGLSMALSVPAALLLMWAGEYVFGYFTNYYTMYPDRWMSDMELGETYKAYQWNFFAWCALYAAACNIFEVRRRDQQLADAHSAAQQAHLLALRLQINPHFLFNTLNTVAGLIVLGRTAESERMVLSLSRFLRYTLASAPTQLTTLADEIGMLRQYLEIEGARFSDRLKVTWAVDEDCTQALVPSLILLPLVENALKYGLGESEKPVEIVVGAQRDGGRMTLWVEDDGGTAHGTHAGLGIGLSNVRQRLDALYGEQAQLDSGATGHGWRSAISLPWQEHVAAVEAAA; the protein is encoded by the coding sequence ATGAGCCTCTCTCCCAGTTCCCTCCTCGCCTCGGTGCCCGGGCTGCGCCGCCTCGACCCGCTCGACCGCTCGGTGCTGGCGCTCACCCTGGCGGTGTGGGCCATGCATTTCGCGATGCGCACGATGCTGACCTTCATGCCGTCCGACCAGGTCGAGACCGGCGTGATCACCGCCCGCACGATCGCCAGTTCGCTGGGCATCGGCCTGTGCCTGGTCATCCACCTGCTGCTGCGGCGCGTGCCCCGCGACCGCCCGTGGCGCCTGCTGGGGCTGTCAATGGCCCTGAGCGTGCCGGCCGCCCTGCTGCTGATGTGGGCGGGCGAATACGTCTTCGGCTACTTCACCAACTACTACACGATGTATCCCGACCGCTGGATGTCGGACATGGAACTGGGCGAGACCTACAAGGCCTACCAGTGGAACTTCTTCGCCTGGTGCGCGCTGTATGCCGCCGCCTGCAACATCTTCGAGGTGCGCCGCCGCGACCAGCAGCTGGCCGACGCGCACAGCGCGGCCCAGCAGGCCCACCTGCTGGCGCTGCGCCTGCAGATCAACCCGCACTTCCTGTTCAACACCCTCAACACGGTGGCCGGCCTGATCGTGCTGGGCCGCACGGCCGAATCCGAACGCATGGTGCTGAGCCTGTCGCGCTTCCTGCGCTACACGCTGGCAAGCGCGCCCACGCAGCTGACCACGCTGGCCGATGAAATCGGGATGCTGCGCCAGTACCTGGAGATCGAGGGCGCGCGCTTCTCCGACCGGCTCAAGGTGACCTGGGCCGTCGACGAGGACTGCACGCAGGCCCTCGTGCCGAGCCTGATCCTGCTGCCGCTGGTCGAGAACGCGCTCAAGTACGGGCTGGGCGAATCGGAAAAACCGGTGGAAATCGTGGTGGGCGCGCAGCGCGACGGCGGTCGCATGACGCTGTGGGTCGAGGATGACGGCGGCACCGCGCACGGCACGCATGCGGGGCTGGGCATCGGGCTGTCCAACGTGCGCCAGCGGCTGGACGCCCTGTACGGCGAGCAGGCGCAGCTGGACAGCGGCGCCACCGGCCATGGCTGGCGCAGCGCGATTTCCCTGCCCTGGCAGGAGCACGTGGCCGCCGTGGAGGCGGCGGCGTGA
- a CDS encoding LytR/AlgR family response regulator transcription factor: protein MIRILLADDEPIALDRLELAVAGIPDAELVAKARNGKEALALIRELKPDIAVLDIQMPVKDGFAAIAELKPGEHVPEIIFVTAYQEHAVRAFEVHAVDYLLKPVSFERFREAVRLAKGRLEARAAEVRFAELQQLIASLRDAGSPGAAGSYEREFWVRNRDGMVRLAAESIDAITAEGDYVLLHCGGKTWLLKDSITSLAGRLDPATHLRIHRSTIVNLRQVHGLRRRGPKAMSLTLAGGGDFAIGPNYVESVLKLVNARRWR from the coding sequence GTGATCCGCATCCTGCTGGCCGACGACGAACCCATCGCGCTGGACCGGCTGGAACTGGCCGTCGCCGGCATTCCCGACGCGGAACTGGTCGCCAAGGCGCGCAACGGCAAGGAAGCGCTGGCACTCATCCGCGAACTCAAGCCCGACATCGCCGTCCTCGACATCCAGATGCCGGTCAAGGACGGCTTCGCCGCGATCGCCGAACTCAAGCCCGGCGAGCACGTTCCCGAGATCATCTTCGTCACCGCCTACCAGGAACACGCCGTGCGCGCCTTCGAGGTGCACGCGGTGGACTACCTGCTCAAGCCGGTGTCGTTCGAGCGCTTCCGCGAAGCGGTGCGCCTCGCCAAGGGTCGCCTCGAAGCGCGCGCCGCGGAAGTCCGCTTCGCCGAACTGCAGCAGCTGATCGCCAGCCTGCGCGACGCCGGCAGCCCCGGCGCGGCGGGCAGCTACGAGCGCGAATTCTGGGTGCGCAACCGCGACGGCATGGTGCGCCTGGCGGCCGAGAGCATCGACGCCATCACCGCGGAGGGCGATTACGTGCTGTTGCACTGCGGCGGCAAGACCTGGCTGCTGAAGGACTCGATCACCTCGCTGGCGGGACGGCTGGATCCGGCGACCCACCTGCGCATCCACCGCTCCACGATCGTCAACCTGCGCCAGGTGCACGGCCTGCGCCGCCGCGGACCCAAGGCCATGTCGCTGACCCTGGCCGGCGGCGGTGATTTCGCGATCGGCCCCAACTACGTCGAATCGGTGCTCAAGCTGGTCAACGCGCGCCGCTGGCGCTGA
- a CDS encoding polyprenyl synthetase family protein gives MPTVQALARDDMAAVDALIRHRLASDVVLINQVAEYIIGAGGKRLRPMLLLLAAGALGGTREGRIGADAHQLAAVIEFIHTATLLHDDVVDESDLRRGRKTANAVWGNAASVLVGDFLYSRSFQLMVELDRVEVMRILADTTNRIAEGEVLQLLHVRNPDTDEAAYLRVIERKTAVLFAAATRLGALLAGADAATCDALHEYGLHLGYAFQIADDVLDYASDAQTLGKNLGDDLAEGKATLPLIRAMAHADPDTRAALRAAVEHGDTDALPAVVAAIHATGGLDYSRQRAVDYARAAEQALDGLDDNAYTAALRGLAQYAVGRDH, from the coding sequence CTGCCGACCGTCCAGGCGCTCGCCCGCGACGACATGGCGGCGGTCGATGCCCTGATCCGCCACCGCCTTGCCTCCGACGTGGTGCTGATCAACCAGGTCGCCGAGTACATCATCGGCGCGGGCGGCAAGCGGCTGCGGCCGATGCTGCTGCTGCTCGCCGCCGGCGCGCTGGGCGGCACGCGCGAGGGCCGCATCGGCGCCGACGCGCACCAGCTCGCCGCGGTCATCGAGTTCATCCACACCGCCACCCTGCTGCATGACGACGTGGTCGACGAATCCGACCTGCGCCGCGGCCGCAAGACCGCCAATGCGGTGTGGGGCAATGCCGCCAGCGTGCTGGTCGGCGACTTCCTGTACTCGCGCAGCTTCCAGCTGATGGTGGAACTGGACCGCGTCGAGGTGATGCGGATCCTGGCCGACACCACCAACCGCATCGCCGAGGGCGAAGTGCTGCAGCTGCTGCACGTGCGCAACCCCGACACCGACGAGGCCGCCTACCTGCGCGTCATCGAGCGCAAGACGGCCGTGCTGTTCGCCGCCGCCACGCGCCTGGGCGCGCTGCTGGCCGGCGCCGACGCAGCCACGTGCGACGCCCTGCACGAGTACGGACTCCACCTGGGCTACGCCTTCCAGATCGCCGACGACGTGCTCGACTACGCGTCCGATGCGCAGACGCTGGGCAAGAACCTCGGCGACGACCTGGCCGAAGGCAAGGCCACGCTGCCGCTCATCCGCGCCATGGCGCACGCCGACCCGGACACCCGCGCGGCGCTGCGCGCGGCAGTCGAGCACGGCGACACCGACGCCCTGCCCGCCGTCGTCGCCGCGATCCACGCCACCGGTGGGCTGGACTACAGCCGCCAGCGCGCCGTGGACTACGCCCGCGCCGCAGAGCAGGCGCTGGACGGGCTGGACGACAATGCCTACACCGCCGCGCTACGCGGCCTGGCGCAGTACGCGGTCGGCCGGGATCACTGA
- a CDS encoding dienelactone hydrolase family protein: MRRFVLAFLLAASAAPAFAALREQPVEWKVGSEVFSGVLVYDDATSAVRPGLVMVPNWMGVTDTAVGRAKDVAGDDYVVLVADLYGKGVRPADSAQALAQVRKVYVDGGTTVRQRVAAAVATLQAQAPAAPVDAARIGAFGFCFGGGAVLELARSGAGIAGVVSVHGDLGTYLPPSATGVRASVLVLNGADDSSVTDAHIAAFEKEMDGLHADWQFVDFSGARHCFSQPESQPADPQDNCRYDERAARRAFQMLRAFFEERFATE; this comes from the coding sequence ATGCGCCGTTTCGTCCTGGCATTCCTGCTCGCCGCGTCCGCCGCGCCTGCCTTCGCCGCGCTGCGCGAGCAGCCCGTGGAATGGAAGGTGGGCAGCGAGGTCTTCAGCGGCGTGCTCGTGTACGACGACGCCACCAGCGCCGTGCGTCCGGGCCTGGTGATGGTGCCCAACTGGATGGGCGTCACCGACACGGCCGTCGGGCGCGCGAAGGACGTGGCCGGTGACGACTACGTCGTGCTGGTGGCCGACCTCTACGGCAAGGGCGTGCGTCCCGCCGACAGTGCCCAGGCGCTGGCCCAGGTCCGCAAGGTGTATGTCGATGGCGGCACGACGGTGCGGCAGCGGGTGGCGGCCGCGGTCGCGACGCTGCAGGCGCAGGCGCCGGCCGCGCCGGTGGACGCGGCGCGCATCGGCGCGTTCGGCTTCTGCTTCGGCGGCGGGGCGGTGTTGGAACTGGCGCGAAGCGGTGCCGGGATCGCCGGCGTGGTCAGCGTGCATGGCGACCTGGGCACCTACCTGCCGCCCTCGGCCACCGGCGTGCGCGCGTCGGTGCTGGTCCTCAACGGCGCGGACGACAGCTCGGTCACCGACGCCCACATCGCCGCCTTCGAGAAGGAAATGGACGGCCTGCACGCGGACTGGCAGTTCGTGGATTTCAGTGGCGCCCGCCACTGTTTCAGCCAGCCCGAAAGCCAGCCGGCCGACCCGCAGGACAACTGTCGCTATGACGAACGCGCCGCCCGCCGCGCGTTCCAGATGCTGCGCGCGTTCTTCGAGGAGCGGTTCGCGACCGAGTAG